The genomic window gcgggatatTTGCTCAACCAGGTCATAGNNNNNNNNNNNNNNNNNNNNNNNNNNNNNNNNNNNNNNNNNNNNNNNNNNNNNNNNNNNNNNNNNNNNNNNNNNNNNNNNNNNNNNNNNNNNNNNNNNNNNNNNNNNNNNNNNNNNNNNNNNNNNNNNNNNNNNNNNNNNNNNNNNNNNNNNNNNNNNNNNNNNNNNNNNNNNNNNNNNNNNNNNNNNNNNNNNNNNNNNNNNNNNNNNNNNNNNNNNNNNNNNNNNNNNNNNNNNNNNNNNNNNNNNNNNNNNNNNNNNNNNNNNNNNNNNNNNNNNNNNNNNNNNNNNNNNNNNNNNNNNNNNNNNNNNNNNNNNNNNNNNNNNNNNNNNNNNNNNNNNNNNNNNNNNNNNNNNNNNNNNNNNNNNNNNNNNNNNNNNNNNNNNNNNNNNNNNNNNNNNNNNNNNNNNNNNNNcgatgatatatatttatatatttatgcggttctacgtacgagaaaacctatttatatatatgcataatctgtataatatgtagtatcgtaaaataccagcaaacaaaatagaattaaaaggaaaacacaaaattaatggaaaataaaaaataaaaccaaaacccccacaaacatttagtaccggttggtgttaccaaccggtactaatggtctaccagaacccgggcctggctcgtgccacgtgatggcactttagcgccggttcatgccgaaccggtagtaaagtgtgtgtgtgggggggggtggggATGGGATTTAGTCTCCAcgctttagtgccggttgtagaaccggcactaaaggcccttacgaaccggcgctaaagcccggttctgcactagtgatagttcatattgaaatctctaaaatgacttGCATTTAGGAATGGAGGGTTATTAAAAAAGATCATTTAATAGTAGTGATAATGATAACAATAAATGGCAGCACATTGAGTACTTTGTTTTGGAAAGTTATATAAATAGATCTTATGCCTTGTCTTTTAAGAAGGTGATCTCACATATATTGTGTGATTTCTAAATTCTTAATTTCCTATTATTTGCGTGATTGAATTGAATCAGGTCAAAACAAGCACGAAATAAGACCCCCTTTAATGAGATTTGATTTTTTAATGCGAGGAAAATAATAAACCAATGAgaggggtggtgggaggtgagGTGAAAAAATCAGACAAAAATAAACAAACCGGTGATGAAAAGCTATCAACTCTCCCGTTAGGAGTAGAGATAAAGGGTTCTCTTCATACCGAAGCAAATTGCCTTGAAAATAAATTATTTGATCCACCGTGATTTATGGAAACGGATTTTCTTCATACGGAAGCACATTGCGTGGTAATAATTGATTTGCTCGACCGTGTTTTATGGAAGCATTAattaaaatcaattagtttttttaTATTCAGAAGAAAATGGGCCAATGGCACGTTCCTGGTAGAGCAGATCGTATCGGTATCGCCAAATCCTATCGCTCCCTTTTCAATGCCTTCACCAGAAAAATAATACAGTAGATCTATCAaaagcaaatactccctccgttcctcaatataaggtgtattatttttccaaaaagtcaaacttctctaagtttgaccaagtttgtagataaaaatatcaatatctagaataccaaatcattatcactagattcatcatgaactatatttttacattttatatatttagtattataaatctttatatattttgctgtaaacttggtcaaacatagacaacagttgactttttgaaaaactaatacacattatatttaggaacggagggagtattaattgcCTATCCTTTCTTAGCAAGTTTTGATTTCGCATCAATTCATCTCTATCTTAGCAATGCTAATTTTGTAAGGAATGGAGTCGGTCGTTCTTTTCATATCGACCTTCCCGACCTATAAATGCACAAGGCCTTAAACTCCACCTCCAAGGAGGAGGTGGGATGTGGGGGAATGTGAGGCGAGAATACCAAGTGAAATTTTAGGAGTAAAGATTCCTAGTCACCAATAAACTCCACCTCCAGCcaacacaccattcattgttgGAAGGGAGATCTGTTATTCTTTTCGTTCAAGTTCCCCCCTACGTGGTATACTTCTAGCCTCTTCGCCTACCCGTTGCGTTGGCGCCAACCAGCACCACCTCAACATCAATGTGTTCGTCAGTGAcgcctcgtcttcttcttcctcttcctcaccaGATTTAGTTCTCGTACCTACTATTTCCTAAAATACTCTTCCTTTATGTTTTTCGCTTTATTTTCTGCAgcactctttccttctccaacaccaTGGATCACTTGGCCACTTTAGTTCTttttccttcttattcttggaacaCTCTTCCTTTGTACTATAGCACGAACCACCTTGTCCTCGCCCACGAACATTTCAGCAGCCATCAGTGTATTAACATCCTGCAAAGCTTGGTTGTCATCAATCTTGGTGAACGCTTGAATTTCTTGACGTTTGAATGGACACGCTTGAGTTGAGAATGTAGCTTGCATGAATATTTATATGACTACGTCCACAAACGCATGTACGTGGCGGTCCGATGATGGGCCTGCCAGAACGAAGGTGGGTGTGTGCAATGAAGAAAAAAGATAGCATGGATGGGGGTGGTGGTGGGAGGTGAAGGCAAAAATAAACCATGGATGCGAAAATAAACCTTGTGTACCGGCCTACCaactcccctttaatagtagagatatatTTGATTTGGTAAGATAAGAAAATATATGTGAATTGATAAGATACGAAAAAAGATATTATATTTTTGCTATATTAAGAAAGTTTGAAATGGCAGCACATTGAGgaatatttttgttttgttttggaagGTTGTCGACATAAATCTTATTTATGTCTTTTAGGCAAGTGATCTCACATACATTGTGTGATTTCTGAATTATTAATTCACTATCATTTATGTGATTGAATTGAATCAACACATGGCAAAACAAGCACGAAACACAATCCACCTTAATGAGATTTGATTTTTTTAATGCGAGGGAAAAAATAAACCAGTGGGAGGGGTGGAGGGAGATGAGGCGAAAAAAAGTCAGACGGAAATAAAACCAGTGAGTAGAAGCTACTGACTCCTCATTTAAGAGTAGATATAtaattttggttttttcttttttgaaacagACAGCCATAATTTTGTAGAAACGACCTCCAAATCTCTTTGTCTTTGTTTCCCTCGTAAGAAGCCTCTCGCTCTCCCCATCTCTTCTCTTTGTGGCTGGCCTACCTAGTGACTTTTTCTTTTAAGATTGGCCTACACCTAGCGACTTGATGTAACCAGTTGCAACAATATTGTGTGCACGACCCAAATGTTGCAACCAGATTTACTTTGCACTGACTGGATTTGGACGCCCTATACGATCGTGATGTAAGTCATATCATGATTGTGATGTAAGTCATATCATCACAATGCAGTCCATAAATTCGTTTGCGACATGTATTAATATAAGCAATAAAAAGTTAAACGCGATTGAGGGTACGAGGGTGACCGGCCGGGCCAAGGCGTGCACGTACGCAGCGCCAAGCTGCTGCACGCACACGCATGCATGTGCCAAATTAAGATTTAGCTAGCATGAGCTTAATACTCACATGCATAGGCGGCTAGACTCATCGCTGTCATCATATCTTACTTAAATTCGATCTCATCCACCATAACAATGTCAACGGAGTATCACTCACATGCATAGGCGGCTAGGCTTAGTCCACAAAGATTTTCAAGAACTAAATAATGGCCAATGATGTATGTACATACCCAACTAGTTGTGGACGAAAAGTCCAACAAGTTTCCAATTTTGTGTATAAACTACATAAATGAAAATCTGGCACGATAGCAGCCCCTATCATGGACTCATCGTTAGGGATCATGGAATGCTAAGGCTAAGATGACACCTAATTCACTAGGAAGATGGAGTGCCCCTATCTAATAATGCAAACATATCACATGCAGAGATGCATCTCTGGTCTCTCCCTGTATAAATAATCCCGCGTTTCTTATCGCAGCAGAGAGAGCAAAGCATCAAGTCATCAACCAAAAATCTAAGCTCGATTGTTTGACCCCGCAGCTAGCCATGACGATCGGCGTCTGCTACGGCGTGGTGGCCAACAACCTCCCGCCGGCGAACGACGTGGTGCAGCTCTACAAGTCCAAGGGCCTCACCGGCATGCGCATCTACTTCGCCGACGCCAAGGCCCTCTCCGCGCTCCGCGGCTCCGGCATCGCCCTCATCCTTGACGTCGGCGGCAACGACGTGCTCGCCAGCCTCGCCGCCAACGCCTCCAACGCGGCGAACTGGGTCCGGGACAACGTGCGGCCCTACTACCCGGCCGTGAACATCAAGTACATCGCCGCCGGCAACGAGGTCCTGGGCGGCGACACGCGGAACATCGTCCCGGCCATGCGGAACCTCATCTCGGCCCTTGCCGGCGCCGGCCTAGGCGCCATCAAGGTGTCCACCTCGATCCGGTTCGACGCGGTGACCAACAGCTTCCCACCATCCAATGGCGTGTTCGCGCAGGCCTACATGACGGACGTGGCCCGGCTGCTGGCCAGCACCGGCGCGCCGCTGCTCACCAACGTGTACCCCTACTTCGCCTACAAGGACAACCCGCGGGACATCCAGCTGAACTACGCGACGTTCCGGCCGGGCACCACGGTGCGTGACCAGAACAACGGGCTGACCTACACGTGCCTGTTTGACGCCATGGTGGACGCCGTGGTGGCGGCGCTGGAGCGGGCCGGGGCGCCCGGGGTGAGGGTGGTGGTGTCGGAGAGCGGGTGGCCGTCGGCGAGCGGGTTCGCGGCGACGGCGGACAACGCGAGGGCGTACAACCAAGGGCTGATCGACCACGTCGGCGGGGGCACGCCAAAGAGGCCCGGCTTGCTGGAGACGTACATCTTCGCCATGTTCAACGAGAACTTCAAGACCGGGGAGCTCATCGAGAAGCACTTCGGGCTGTTCAACCCGGACAAGTCGCCGGCGTACCCCATCCGGTTCCAGTAGTATGGCTGCGTCGTGCATGTATGCGTGCGTACCTACGTACACACGTGCATCGTCAACCTAAATAAGCTGCATATAGTGCAGGAGTGAAGCGTAACGTGGATACCATATGGGTTtgtttaggacacatctagatgtgacatagttatgtcacatctgagctgatgtccactctgtttgtggtctattttttttgtcctatattttttctttattgctgcattatatatttatgggagtttagatgtgacatccttaaaaaacatttAGATGTGAATTAGGAAATATATGGACGCCGTAGTCGCGGCGCTGAAGCGGGCCGGCGTGCCAGGGGTGAGGTGGTGGTGTCGGAGAGCGGGTGGCagaaaaagtccaaaataaaccttgaagtttttttttctgaaacggAGGCAAATGCCTCATCAATTAATTAAGCAgcagagaattgcccagttaatcaATGAAAAACCGAGCGAAAACTGATACAAACCAACCACATGTGGACTACTCACGGAGCATGCAACCCCGTAAACACGTGATCAACCCTACAAAAAATACCCAACACATAACAACCACCAACCCTCACACTGTTACATCGCAAAAAAGAACCTCAACAAGAGTAACACGGTGGAAGACCACATGCACCACCAAATCCGTGAAGACAAAACAAACCAAAAGGATAACTCAAGAGACCGGTGACCATccatcaagcagatgccttggagGCGAAAGCTAAATCGAACCCTCAACTTCAAATCCCTGAAGTTGTAggcgaaagctaaatcaaaccctcAACTTCAAATCTCCGAAATCAGCACACTCAACTATttaatcccggtctattttaaacctttgGGCGTGTTGCCTTTTTTGAGTAACTTTGGGCATGTTGCCAAACTGGGATCGTCGACGTGGCAGGTCGAAACCGGGAGAGCTGTCTGCGGCCAGACCGGGCCGGCCCATCAGGTGCAAAGggtgttttttttttgcaacattTTTTTCAAACCGCGCGGCATAAAAGCTGCCCTGAATCGAACTTGCAACCAGGCGCTCGTAAAACGCTCCTGCTAGCCAATTTAACTGATAGCGCTTGGTATCATAAGAGAAGCACAGAAATATCTATACACACACGGCGTCGAGATCTAAACATTTTTTGTCACTTTTTGGAACATTTTCTTGAAATCCGAATATTCTTAAAAGCAAAAAACATTTTTTCTAAATGTAATTTTTTTGTAATTAGGAACAGTTTTTGAAAAACAGTTCCTTTTTGAAAACGTGAACCATTTTTTAAAGCCTTGATTTTTTTGAAGTGCAAACACTTTTTGGAAGAGAAGAAAAAATTGTTGAAAACATGAACGAAATTTGAAAATAAGAATAAATTCTCCCATTTTGAAGTTTTTTAGTAAGTGTTGGCATTTTAAAATATCATTCAGGTTTCCAAATTTGTTCCCATTTGTTCAAAGTATGTGTATATTTTAAAATTGTTaatgttttaaaaaattgttctcacTTTAAAAatttgttcaggtttcaaaaatgtGTTAGTGTTTTGAAAATTGTGTTCACATTTGAAAAATGGTTCATGTATAACAAATATTCAGGGATTTCAAAAATGGTTCACGTTTGAAAATTTGTGTGTGTTAGAAAAAATCGTATTTCCAGAAATTATTCACATTTTTGCGGAACATGTTTGGAATTTGAAAATCTGATTTTCGCTGTTAAGAATATTCGGACTTCATAATCGTTGattattttcaagaaaataaa from Triticum aestivum cultivar Chinese Spring chromosome 3B, IWGSC CS RefSeq v2.1, whole genome shotgun sequence includes these protein-coding regions:
- the LOC123066590 gene encoding glucan endo-1,3-beta-glucosidase GI-like gives rise to the protein MTIGVCYGVVANNLPPANDVVQLYKSKGLTGMRIYFADAKALSALRGSGIALILDVGGNDVLASLAANASNAANWVRDNVRPYYPAVNIKYIAAGNEVLGGDTRNIVPAMRNLISALAGAGLGAIKVSTSIRFDAVTNSFPPSNGVFAQAYMTDVARLLASTGAPLLTNVYPYFAYKDNPRDIQLNYATFRPGTTVRDQNNGLTYTCLFDAMVDAVVAALERAGAPGVRVVVSESGWPSASGFAATADNARAYNQGLIDHVGGGTPKRPGLLETYIFAMFNENFKTGELIEKHFGLFNPDKSPAYPIRFQ